The proteins below come from a single Deltaproteobacteria bacterium genomic window:
- a CDS encoding bifunctional UDP-4-keto-pentose/UDP-xylose synthase, which yields MKILILGVNGFIGNALVRRILNTRDWEVFGMDLFANKLDHSLDHPRFHFLEGDIAINKEWIEYHIKKCDVVLPLVAIATPMSYVKQPLQVFELDFEENLRIVRQCVKYQTRIIFPSTSEVYGMCAEPEFHEDSSLMVLGPIHKQRWIYSCCKQLLDRVIWAYGQEGKLQFTLIRPFNWIGPKLDDIDAAKEGSSRVVTQFIINLVNREPIRLVDGGRQKRCFTYVEDGIDCLMKIIENPGKVADGQIFNIGNPNNEVSVKDLAYMLRELFMNHPDHQHDQEYSEIIQVPHEEYYGQGYQDILSRKPAIDQARQLLGWEPRTDLPTSLKYTLDAFLTEIRRLNNQG from the coding sequence TTGAAAATCTTGATTCTGGGAGTGAATGGCTTTATCGGCAATGCCTTGGTGCGCCGCATCCTCAACACCCGCGACTGGGAAGTCTTTGGCATGGATTTGTTTGCTAATAAATTAGATCATTCCCTGGATCATCCGCGCTTCCACTTCCTGGAGGGGGACATCGCCATTAATAAGGAATGGATCGAATATCACATCAAAAAATGCGATGTTGTCCTGCCCCTGGTAGCCATTGCGACGCCGATGAGTTACGTCAAACAGCCCCTTCAGGTATTTGAGTTGGATTTTGAGGAAAATCTGCGTATTGTCCGGCAATGTGTCAAATATCAGACGCGGATTATCTTCCCCTCCACCTCAGAAGTCTACGGCATGTGTGCCGAGCCCGAGTTCCACGAAGATTCCAGCCTGATGGTCTTGGGACCGATTCATAAACAGCGCTGGATTTATAGCTGTTGCAAACAATTGCTGGATCGGGTAATCTGGGCCTATGGTCAGGAGGGCAAGCTTCAGTTTACCCTTATTCGCCCCTTTAACTGGATCGGCCCCAAGCTCGACGATATCGATGCCGCCAAAGAGGGTAGTTCCCGCGTGGTGACCCAGTTTATCATTAACCTGGTCAACCGCGAACCGATCCGGTTGGTGGATGGGGGCCGCCAGAAACGCTGTTTTACCTACGTTGAAGACGGTATTGATTGCCTGATGAAGATCATCGAAAATCCTGGCAAGGTGGCTGACGGCCAGATCTTTAATATCGGCAATCCCAACAATGAAGTTTCGGTCAAAGATCTGGCTTATATGCTGCGGGAGCTGTTTATGAATCATCCGGACCATCAACATGACCAGGAGTATTCCGAAATCATCCAGGTGCCTCACGAGGAATACTATGGCCAAGGCTATCAGGATATTCTGTCCCGCAAACCGGCTATTGACCAGGCGCGCCAGTTACTGGGGTGGGAACCCCGGACAGATTTACCCACCTCCTTAAAATATACCCTCGATGCCTTCCTGACCGAGATTCGGCGGCTGAACAACCAAGGCTGA
- a CDS encoding 4-deoxy-4-formamido-L-arabinose-phosphoundecaprenol deformylase has product MHLAIKVDVDTLAGYREGVPSLLALFQERGIRASFFVAMGPDNSGQAIWRLFRRKGFLHKMLRTRAPQLYGLRTLAYGTLLPAPMIVAAAPGLLPEVVAAGHELGIHGYDHVYWQDHLNHLPQEAIHLEILRAQKTFIKVMGYPAKAFAAPGWQCNPASQAVLAAEDFLYVSNTRGYCPYFPRYDRQVFPTLEIPTTLPTLDELLGLNGRTAGDFNQEILARLRPGQVEVLTVHAEAEGRIFKDDFARLLDQLQGRGVKFLRLGDWVQELLSSPTALLSAPVTWGTLPGRAGEVACQGPLEGQP; this is encoded by the coding sequence ATGCATTTGGCAATAAAAGTTGATGTTGATACTCTGGCCGGCTATCGGGAAGGAGTGCCGTCACTGTTGGCGCTTTTTCAAGAACGGGGTATTCGGGCCAGTTTCTTTGTTGCCATGGGACCGGATAACTCCGGCCAGGCTATCTGGCGGCTGTTCCGACGCAAAGGTTTTTTACACAAAATGCTGCGGACACGGGCCCCGCAACTGTATGGTTTGAGGACCCTGGCCTATGGCACCCTGTTGCCCGCCCCGATGATTGTCGCCGCCGCACCGGGGTTGCTCCCAGAGGTGGTGGCGGCTGGCCATGAATTGGGTATTCATGGATACGACCATGTGTACTGGCAGGATCACCTTAACCATTTGCCTCAGGAGGCCATTCACCTGGAAATTCTACGCGCCCAAAAGACTTTTATCAAGGTTATGGGTTACCCGGCCAAGGCCTTTGCCGCCCCTGGTTGGCAGTGTAACCCGGCCAGTCAGGCCGTCCTGGCAGCTGAAGATTTTCTTTACGTCAGCAATACTCGGGGCTACTGTCCTTATTTTCCCCGCTATGACCGCCAGGTCTTTCCCACTTTGGAAATCCCTACCACTCTGCCTACCCTGGACGAACTTTTAGGGTTAAACGGTCGCACTGCCGGAGACTTTAATCAAGAAATCCTGGCCCGTCTGCGTCCCGGCCAGGTTGAAGTCCTCACCGTTCATGCCGAAGCCGAAGGGCGTATCTTTAAAGATGATTTTGCCCGCCTCCTGGATCAATTGCAGGGCCGTGGGGTCAAATTCCTTCGCCTGGGAGATTGGGTCCAGGAGCTGTTATCTTCGCCAACCGCCCTCCTGTCAGCACCGGTTACGTGGGGGACACTGCCCGGACGGGCCGGAGAAGTTGCCTGCCAGGGGCCTTTGGAGGGCCAACCATGA
- a CDS encoding 2-C-methyl-D-erythritol 2,4-cyclodiphosphate synthase has protein sequence MRVGLGYDAHRLVPDRPLILGGVEIPYHLGLKGHSDADVLSHAIGDALLGAVGAGDLGQHFPDSDPAYQGISSLVLLEKIMALIRKRGYHLINVDATVVAQAPTLKPYIPQMNATLAQTLQLSPQAVNIKATTTEKMGFTGRGEGLAAYAVVLVDQAG, from the coding sequence ATGCGCGTCGGACTAGGATATGATGCCCACCGGCTGGTGCCCGACCGCCCCTTAATTCTGGGCGGGGTGGAGATCCCTTATCATCTCGGCCTAAAAGGACATTCTGACGCTGATGTCCTCTCCCACGCCATTGGCGACGCGCTTTTGGGGGCGGTAGGGGCGGGAGATCTAGGGCAGCATTTCCCCGACAGTGATCCAGCCTACCAGGGGATTTCCAGTCTGGTCTTATTGGAGAAGATTATGGCCCTGATCCGGAAAAGGGGCTATCATCTAATTAATGTCGATGCCACGGTGGTCGCCCAAGCCCCGACCCTGAAACCCTATATTCCCCAAATGAATGCTACCCTGGCCCAGACCCTGCAACTATCGCCGCAGGCGGTGAATATCAAGGCCACTACCACCGAAAAAATGGGCTTTACCGGCCGCGGCGAAGGCCTGGCCGCCTATGCCGTGGTGTTGGTGGATCAAGCCGGATGA
- a CDS encoding formyltransferase, whose translation MRLIFLGYHNIGHICLEVLGDLCRQYGDEIVAVVTHADDPGENIWFASVRELAWAQYHPLYQPADPNDPQFVEVMRRLAPDFIFSCYYRQMLKKPLLDLPRFGALNLHGSLLPRYRGRCPVNWVLINGENETGVTLHYMEEKPDCGDLVAQKRVPITLEDTALTLFAKMTAAAGELIREIYPPLRAGVAPRIPQDHRQASYFGGRHPQDGKIDWNQSAWQIYNLVRAVTHPYPGAFTTHRSRKLFIWKGKMVNEPLPPGSQPGQVVAILPNEGLLVATGEGGFLLQQGQFEGEPELAGAELADQGGWPGQRLGDDQPTQAGRELS comes from the coding sequence ATGCGCCTGATCTTCCTCGGCTATCATAATATCGGCCATATCTGTCTGGAAGTCCTGGGGGACCTTTGTCGGCAGTATGGTGATGAAATTGTGGCGGTAGTCACCCACGCTGATGATCCGGGCGAGAATATCTGGTTTGCCTCAGTGCGAGAGCTGGCCTGGGCGCAATATCATCCCCTCTATCAACCGGCTGACCCCAACGACCCGCAGTTTGTCGAAGTCATGCGGCGGCTGGCGCCCGACTTTATTTTTTCCTGTTATTATCGCCAGATGTTGAAAAAACCGCTGCTGGACCTGCCGCGCTTTGGGGCGCTGAATCTGCATGGCAGCCTGCTGCCCCGGTACCGGGGGCGTTGTCCGGTCAATTGGGTGCTGATTAACGGCGAAAACGAAACCGGGGTGACCCTGCATTATATGGAAGAAAAGCCTGATTGCGGCGACTTGGTGGCCCAGAAGCGGGTGCCTATCACCCTGGAGGACACGGCATTGACTCTGTTTGCCAAAATGACCGCCGCAGCCGGGGAATTAATCCGAGAAATTTATCCCCCATTACGCGCCGGGGTTGCGCCCCGAATTCCTCAGGACCATCGCCAGGCCAGCTATTTTGGGGGCCGACACCCCCAGGATGGTAAAATTGACTGGAATCAATCCGCCTGGCAGATTTACAACCTGGTGCGGGCCGTCACCCACCCTTATCCCGGGGCGTTCACCACGCATCGGAGCCGCAAGCTCTTCATCTGGAAAGGTAAAATGGTAAATGAACCACTGCCCCCAGGTTCGCAGCCGGGGCAGGTGGTGGCTATTCTTCCTAATGAGGGGTTGCTAGTTGCTACGGGTGAGGGGGGATTTTTGCTGCAGCAGGGGCAATTCGAGGGAGAACCAGAGTTGGCGGGGGCGGAACTGGCGGATCAGGGGGGTTGGCCCGGCCAAAGGCTGGGCGATGATCAGCCCACTCAGGCGGGGAGGGAGCTATCTTGA
- the ispD gene encoding 2-C-methyl-D-erythritol 4-phosphate cytidylyltransferase, producing the protein MTVAAIVPAAGVGRRMGHKIPKPYLPLAGKPILAHTLAVFESLPEIDEITVVTHPAELEFCQEKILVPYGFQKVLRLVPGGKERQDSVYHALKILYHQEDLEIIVVHDGVRPFVTPEAIRQTIQVARDSGAAILAQPAQDTIKRVNKKHQVQETLDRRDLWLVQTPQAFKADLLWKAFVEAYARNFFGTDEASLLEQLGVPVTVVKGSPYNLKITTPEDLHLAEILLKMRQKSKHARRTRI; encoded by the coding sequence ATGACCGTGGCCGCCATTGTTCCGGCCGCCGGAGTAGGTCGGCGTATGGGCCACAAAATCCCCAAGCCCTACCTTCCTCTGGCCGGAAAGCCCATTCTGGCTCATACCCTGGCAGTGTTTGAATCCCTACCAGAGATCGACGAGATTACCGTAGTTACTCACCCCGCCGAACTGGAGTTCTGCCAGGAAAAAATATTGGTCCCTTATGGATTTCAAAAAGTCTTACGGTTGGTGCCCGGAGGCAAGGAACGTCAGGACAGTGTGTATCATGCCCTGAAAATCCTTTATCATCAAGAAGACTTGGAAATTATTGTGGTGCATGACGGAGTGCGCCCGTTTGTGACCCCTGAGGCCATTCGCCAGACCATTCAGGTCGCTCGTGACAGCGGTGCCGCCATTTTAGCCCAACCTGCCCAGGATACTATCAAGCGAGTGAACAAAAAACATCAGGTTCAAGAGACCTTAGATCGCCGGGACCTATGGCTGGTGCAAACTCCTCAGGCCTTCAAAGCCGATCTGCTCTGGAAGGCCTTTGTCGAAGCCTATGCCAGGAATTTTTTTGGTACCGATGAAGCCTCTTTACTAGAGCAACTGGGAGTGCCGGTCACGGTGGTCAAAGGTTCTCCCTATAATCTGAAAATTACTACTCCGGAGGACCTCCACCTGGCCGAAATTCTGCTCAAGATGAGGCAGAAGTCCAAACATGCGCGTCGGACTAGGATATGA